The DNA segment ATCTCCTTGAATTTTAGATGTGATTCTGTGAAAAGGGACCGATCGATCAAGATAGACACAATCGGAATTCATGCAAGAAAAAAATTCCAGGAATCGAACTTAATAAGAAGTCAATTGGAGATAGGTCGCTGTAAAATCCTCAAAAAATTTAGACTGATTGAGTGCGTATTCTAAAACAAGCGCTCTGGACTCGTCGTTTTTGAGCAACTCTCGATCATTTGAGATCAGTAGCGGTCCTTCCAGTCCCGCTTTTAGAAGAACGTGAAAGTAACTGTTATCGAAATAATACGGATTCGCGGTAAAAGACTCTGTCCCCAACCAACCAATGGTCCGTGCTCCCGATATTGTGACCAAATCTCGAATTTCTAAACTCATTTTTTGCAAACAAGGCAACTGATCTTTTTGGGTTTTCATTCCCAAGGGTAAAATTTGTTGAATGGAATCCGCCGGTTCGTCCTTTCTACCGGCTTGAATTTGAATTCTTGGACCGCCCGATTTTTCAAGCGCCACCGTTCCCGCAAGAGCCAAAAAATCCGCCAACGAATAAGAGATCCCCGTTTTGAGGATAAAAGATTTCCTTGATTCTATCAATTGATCCAGATTGGAAATCACATCTTCGTTCTCGGGCAGATTTTTGAAGTTTTTAAAATCGGCTGCAGCTCGCAGGCCGAGCCAGTTTGCGTTTGAATCGAAAAGACAAGCCAGGTGATATACAAGCTTTAGCCAGCTTCCTGTTTGACGGACCAAAATGACTTTTCGAAGATAATTTTTGGCTTCTTCCCACGAGTCCAGACTTGTCTTTGCGCGAATTTCGCGAATCTCATAAAGTTTGTAGTTTCCGGTTTTACCTTTGATTTGTGTGGAGAATACCTTTCCTTTGCGGACTCTCGTTTTTATCTGTTTGTAAAACGATTCTGAGATCAACACGCTGACTCCCGCTTTTTTGGTTTTCGATTCGATTCTGCTCGCCGTATTGACGGAATCTCCAATCGCAGTATAAGACATGTTAGCCGGATGGCCGAGTTGTCCTAATATGCAGCTTCCATAATGTACTCCGACTCCGATTTTAAACGATGTATGAAAATGCGATTTGAGATACTCGTTTAAGGAATAGAGCTCGAGTTCCATCTCCTTGGCAGCCCGAAGTGCGGAAAGACAAACTTCTTCGGGAGAACCTCCGTTCACTCCGAAAAGAGCCATCAGTCCGTCGCCGATGTATTTATCGATTGTTCCTCCGTGTTTTAAAACGATATCACCCATTTTATAGAAGTAACGATTGAGAATGTGAATTACGTCATAAGGAAGATGAGATTCGGAAAACGTGGTAAAATCTCTGATATCGCTAAAAAGAATCGCGATTTCTTTTTCCTCTCCCGAAATTGTAGGCGATCCCGGTATTGTAAGATTATAATCTTCGTCGTCTAAAACAATTCTACGGATTCGAACATCGCCTTGGATCTTTGCCTGACAGGCTAATCGTACGGATTCGGGGAACCCCTTTTTGAGAGAGAGATCTTTTTCCTTTTGTTCGGGTGCGGAGAGATTGGAGGGATTTTCCAATACTAAAACACGGCAGGTGGAACATCTGGCATTGCCCCCACAAGCGTGGGTATGAGCAATTCCATTTTTAAGACTGATTTCCAACAATGTAGCTGGAGGAGCGTTTTCGGATAAAGTGATTTCTTTTTCGTTCTCAAAATTTACGAGGATCATTAAAACCTTCCGGAATTGGCGGACATATCAAAAAAATAATTGGCTTCCTGTGGGGAAGAGTAGAATTACAGACCCGGTTGTCAAATAGAAGACCCGGTTTTGTTCGATTTGATGATTTTGAATTCCGAAAAAACTAACGTAGATTTTAGAGAAATTCAAAGCGGTTTTCCGAAAATCGGAGTTCATCAGAGTCGTTGAATATTAAAGATAAAAACGATTGATATTCCTCCGAATCGAAGATGCCCGAGCAACCCAAATCGAATCGTTGAACGAAATGTAATTTAGGTAATATGGAAATGAACGGAAACCAAAATTCTCGGGATGAAAGACGTGTGTCGAATCCAGTTATACTTCTTGTAGACGACGAGCTGATCATTCTGAGAGGTCTAAAGGAGCAGCTCAAACTCGCCTTTGGAAAAGAATACGATATAGAAACGGCGGAAGACGCTGAGTCTGCTTGGGAAATTTTAGAGGAATATATCAAAAAGGGGATCGATGTGCCCGTGGTGATCTGCGATCAGGTCATGCCGGGTGTTAAAGGCGACGAGTTGTTGATTCGAATTCATCACAAACGACCTGATATCAGAAAGATTATGCTGACAGGTCAGGCTTCCGCGGACGCAGTCGGGAACGCGCTGAACAACGCGAACTTATACCGTTATCTTTCAAAACCCTGGGATTCCAACGATTTGATCCTGACGATTCGGGAAGCTCTGAAATCCTATTTTAAGGATATTTCACTTTGGGAACTCAATCAAGAATTGGAGAACATACTTTTATTCAATCGAGACACCGGACTTCCCAATTTGGAAAGTCTGCGGAGGGAATTGGACGCAAGGACAGCGCAGGAAAAACGGTCTACTCTTGCGGTAATCAGAATCGAATCCTCCACTTCCACGACACATCATTTTGGTGTCGGAGTATATCATAAAGTACTCAATCAGTTCCTAGAGTCTCTTTCCAGTTTTCTTGGTGAATCCGGAAAATTATTTCATCTTTATCAGGACGAGGTTGCGGTTCTTTCGGAGGTCGACGAAAGCAAGTTTCATTCTCTTCTTGTTGCATTTCGAATCCTTCTCAGATCGGAGTATATCGAAGCGGACGGGATTTCATTTCGGGTGAACGTTTCCATCGGAGTCGCAGCGGATCTTTCAGGGCTTTATTACAAGGCGAGAATCGCCATGATGAACGCAGCACAGAATAGGGAGCTTGAATTCGTATTTTATTCAAGCACGATGGACGAAGGGGACCAGTATCAAATCAATCTGACTTTGGGAAGAAAACTAAATGACGCCGTTAACGCGGGTAATGTGATCCCGTATTTTCAAGGTATTTACGACAATCAACTTGAGAAAATTACAAAATTTGAATGTCTTGCAAGGATTCAGGAAGGGAATAATGTCTATTCCCCCGTGAGTTTTATCTCGATCGCGAGATCGACGGGTATCATTCGTATGCTCACTCCGATCATGATCGAAAAATCTCTACGATATTTTTCAAAATACCCCGAGTATTCTTTTTCGGTGAATATCTCCGAATCGGATCTTGAGAAAAAAGGGTTTGCTCTTTGGGTAATGAGTCGCTTGCAATTTTACGGAGTTACCCCAGATCGTTTGACCCTGGAAATTTTGGAAACCGATCGTTTGCGGGGAGGGGAAAGAGGGTTGGAGACGATCAAGGAGCTCAAAGAATGCGGTTGTAAAATCGCGATCGATGATTTTGGAGTGGATCAATCCAACTTCGAGAGGTTGATGGAGATTGATCCGGATTATATCAAGATCGACGGTAAATTTATAGAGGGAATTCATTTGCACAAAACTCCATTTCTTTTGACTTCTGCAATGACGGAGATGGCTCATCGGATCGGAGCTAAGGTAATTGCGGAATTCGTAGTCGGAAAAGAGGAATTTGATACAGTTCGTACTTTAGGTGTGGAATATTGTCAGGGTTATTATATCATGAAACCTTCTGCGGAAATCTATCCCATCCCGTTGCAGGGGGATTAGAATCATTCTTATCGCAGGAAGATTTTTTGGAGATAGGTAAAAACCGAAAAAATCGATGTTTCGTCCTTTGTTACAGGGCATTCTGTGTTTTTTTCGAAAATTGACTTGCCTTTATTTTTTTTCTTAATACCGTAACACCTTGCGTTTTTTTTCAATTAGGTGAGTCGAATTAATTAGGTGAGTAATTCAGGTGGATAAGGCAATTCTTTTTGTAGACGACGAAGCTCTGATCCTTATGAGCATGAAATCCCAAGTGAAACGTCATTTGGGAGACGGATACCGGTACGAAACTGCGTTAGACGCAGGCGAGGCTTGGCAGATCATAGAGGAACTCATTCATGAGGATGTAAGAATTTTGATCATCATATCCGATTGGCTGATGCCTAACGTCAAAGGTGACGAGTTTCTCAGACAAGTTCACAGTAAGTATCCTGATATCCAGAAAGTGATCGTAACCGGTCATGCGGACGACTCGTCGATCGAAGCGCTCAAAAAAGAAATCAATCTGCGTTCTTATTTAAAAAAACCGTGGGATGAGAGGGAGTTGGTTTCCACAATCACGACCGCTCTTCAAAGTTAGGTATTCTTCTTTAGTTTTTTCCGATCTTAGATCTGGATCTAAAAACAGCTTTTCTTTTGTTCCATCGAGGATGGAAATCGGTTTGATTGCTTTTTAAGAAAGAATGGGCAAATAAATTTTAAAGGAAGTTTTTCCGGGATTACTTTCGAGTTCGATTCTCCCTTCGTGTTTTTGCACAATTTTTTTGACAATATCCAAACCCAATCCGCTTCCTTCTCCCGGGGCCTTTGTGGTAAAAAAAGGTTCAAAAATTCTTTTTTGAATTTCGTTCGGAATACCGGGACCGCTATCGGTCACTTCGATCATCAATTCCGATTCTATCTTTTTCAAACGAAGAAGTATGGACCCCTTAAACTGCATCGCCTGTAAGGAATTGTAGATCAGATTTGTCCAGATATGCAATAGATCGTCCGGAAAACAAAGAATAGGCGGTACATCTTCGAAATCCCGTTGTAACTCGACGCCCTTTTTTAATTGGTTTTGATAGATGGTCAATACGGTCTCGATCGTATCCTTGACAGAAGCCGGTATTCTTTCTCCGGTAATGTCGAAGTGTGAAAAGTTTTTGAGGGCATATAGAATTTTCGAAATCCGATCGACGGCAATCTGAATCGTTTTTGTATTTCTAAAAAAGAAGGATTCCAATGAGGAATACTCCAGGATAAGAGCCGATTCTTTTAACAAAAGAAGAGGGATAAATTTTTCGGGAAGTTCCCCGATTCCCATATCGACTAGAGTATCCGCATAGGAAGTTGCGAGTTGATGCGGGATATTCTTAAATTCTAATGTACTTGAAATTGTTTTCTTCCGGTTTCTTTGTTCCATTCCGGTAAAGTGTTCGTTGCTTTGGATCGCTTTTTCGATAAATTCCTCGGAAAGCTTTCTCATTTCCGAATTCAAGCTTCCCATAGCGACTTGAACACCGGGAAGCAAAGATCGAAATTGTTTGAGACATTCTTGAATGTTTTGATTGGAAGCCTGAACAGCTCCGATAGGATTGTTGATTTCATGGGCGATTCCCGCCATCAATTGACCGAGGGCGGCCATTTTTTCGGATTGAATCAATTGAGACTGCGTTTTTTTCAAATTTTCTAATGTGTTTTCCAATTCCTCCTTTTGAATTTCTATCAGTCTGTTTCTGACCCGAATTTCGTTGTTTACGGTTCTGAGCTCTTCGGCTTCCTTAAACGCCGTGGTATCGATGATGTTGATGGTATAGAAAATACGTCCTTTGCTGATAAAACTTCTCTGGCTGATAATCGCCGGAAATAAATTTCCATTTTTCTTTTTGGCTTCGACTTCGATAGAATCCTGGTTTTTTAATAAACGTCTTTTTTGCAGCATTTCTTTGAGGGATTTTCTCGAAAGCAAATCCTTTAAATCGATTCCGAGAGCCTCTTCCGCAGAATAACCGAATAATTTTTGAAACGCAGGATTGGAATCCTTAATTTTTATCTTACCCGCTTCCATCAAAACAATGGACTCGTTTGAAAACTTATAAAATGTTTGAAATCTCAACTCGGAAGTTTTGAGTTCTTCTTCCGCCCGTTTTCTTTCGGTAATATCGGTTACGGTTCCAACGATACGAAGAGGTTTTGAATCTTTATCTCGAAAGAGTTTTGCTTTTGCTTCCAACCAAACAATTTCCCCTTCAGGAAGTAATATTCTTTGTTGATAATATATGTCATCTTCCTCGGTATTTTCCGCGATGGCATCGTTTAAAAGTTTTTCGATCCGATTTCTATCGTCCGGGTGTGCGGTTTTCAAGACAGATTCCAGATTCCCACGGAAGTCCTCAGGTTTGGTTCTGAAAATTTGAAACGTTTTATCGGACCAAGTAACCCTGTCTTCGTCGATATCCCAGCTCCAGGTTCCCATGTTTGCCGCATTGAGTGCGAGACGAAGTCTTTCCTCGCTTTCCTTGAGCTTTTCCTCCGCTTTTTTCTTTTCGGTGACATCGATCATCGCGCCCAACATTCTAAAAGGCTGATCCGCCTGATCGTAAAGAAAAACCCCTCGATCCTCAACGAGTACGTAGCCGCCATATTTTGTTTTAAAGCGATATATGGAACGAAACTTTGTGTGTTTCTCCATGGCTTCTTCCAGTTCTTTTATGATCCGTTCCAGATCGTCGGGATGGATATAATCGAACCAAATATCTATAGTGAAATCGCTGAATTCTTCGATTGTGAACCCGGTGAGGGAAAATAAGGCGCCCGCCCAGGTAATTTTTCTTGTGACTAGATTGCAGTCGTAGACCATGCTTCCGGTTTGTTCCGCGACGGTTCTGTATCTGTCTTCGCTCGCTATCAATGCCCTTTCTTTCAGAACATTTTCGGTGATATCGGTCACCAAAAAAACGAGGGACTGAATCCTTCCGTTTCGATCTTTGATGGGTGCTCCGTTGACCGAAAGATATTTGATCTTTTTAGAGGAAGTCACGATTGCGTGACGGATGTCGTATACGGGCCTACCCGTTTTCATAACCTGCGTAAACGGTTGATCTTCTTCCTTCCATTCGCTTCCATCCAAAGAAGTGGATTCCCATTGATCCGAATTGTAACTTCTGGCTGCGATATCTTCGATTTTGATTCCGAGTATGAATTCCGAACTCCGGTTTGCGTAGAGAATTTTTCCTTTTGGATTGAGTACGACGATTGATGTGGGACTGTTCTCCATAACGGAGGAAAGAAGATCTCTTTCCTGTTTTAATTCTTCTTCCACTCTTTTGCGTTCGAGTGCGTTACTGATGATCTCCGCAAAGTTTCCGAGAAGCTGATTCTCCAAATGATCCAGATCGGGTTCTTTGAAAATTCCTATTTCTTCGGAACCGAATCCCATTCTTCCTTTTAAAATCCCTCCGATCATTAGCGGAATCGCGATATACGACCGGATTCCGTTTTTTTGAAGCATATCTCGATCTGATTTCGCTTCGGACGGAAGGTCTTCGACTTTTTTTATCTTTGCGATTCTTCTTTTTTTCATCTCGGATGTAATAAAACTATGCGAATCGATCGTTTCGTTTTGATTGAGATTGCTGGTTTGAATTTTAGTTTGCGGATGAATCCATTCGTAGATCACTTTTCTTTTGGAATAATCGCCATTGTAGAACACGATAGTCGCTCTTTGCATATTGAGAAAAAGCCCGAGCCTTTCGAGTCCTGAGTTTATCGTTTTTTCGATTTCGTGAAAGGGAAGATTGATGATTTCTCTCGAGACGGCCGTTGTCACGGCTTCGAATCCGAGTCTGTATTGGAGAAGTTTTTCTTTTAGAGATTCTTTTTCTTCGATTTCTTTTTTCAAAGATAGAATTTTTTTTTCCGCCTCTTCGTATTTGTATTTTAGATTTTGGAAAGAATCTTCTTGGGTGTTCATTGGATGAAGTTCCATAAAACAACGGATTTAGAATTCGCTTCTGTTTTTAAAGAACGAGGATTCAAAAATTTTGCCCCCAACATGAAATACATTTACCCGAGAAATGAAATTCCCGCTTATGTTTTACATTGTATCTCATCGGGAAGGATTGAATACAAAAATAAAATTCATTTTCTTGAATGATGTGTCGTATTATTCAAAATCGTCTTTCAACGGACCAACTCTTGAGAATCATTCCTTATCGTTTTATATTTCGAATACTAAATTCGACGCCGATTTTCTGAAATCAGAAACTACGATTCTCTTACTTTTTAAAAAAATGAATCCTGGAAGGATATTGTCAAAGGTGAGGATTCTTATTTTTTCGAAGCCGTTGGATTTTTTGAAAAAATTGCTTAAAAAAGACGCAGAATTGTCTCAATTTGTTTTATGAGTAAATTTGAATTCGCGTTTTCCGCTGAAATATCGTCTGATTCGGTTTCACCAAAAGAAAAAGTTTTTACGAGTTGATTCTCAACTTCGTTTCAAATTTCTGTAATTCTTCTCAGATTTTGTACAGAATCAATACAATAATTTGGTAAATTTCTTTCGGCTCAAAAGATAAAAAAAGAAATAAAAATTGATAAGGTGAAACGTAATGAGATTTAGAGAGCTTTTTCTATTTTGTATATTGTTATTCTTCGGTTCCTCTTTGATCGCCGCCGATATCGTTCGTTTGAAAAACGGCCTGATCTATAGAGGTAAAGTGGTTCTTGAGGATGACGACAAAGTTCTTCTTGCAGAAAACGAGGATTTTATCCGTTACATCAACAAAGACAATGTGGTGAGTGTCACTTACGAAAGGTCTCAGGATAAAAATAAAAATCTACTTCTTCTCGATAAAACCGCAAGCAGTTCAAAAACAGAAACTCCCACCCATACAAACCCATATTCGGGGATTGCCGCTCCCATCGAAAGGGAGCCGCCTCATGCCGGAACTCAGGGAACCGATACGACGATCGATGTGACTCACGAAATCGTTACGGACTTTATTTGGCGGGGTTTGAGTTTTTCCGGGGAGATGGCAAATCGAAGAAGAAATGAAAGTTATCCTGCGACTACGATCGTACCTTCCTACCAACCTACGATCAATATCAATACTCCTCTGAAAGGATTTATGGTTCAATTTTGGGGAAACTTCCAATTGACGGATCGAAACGATAAAGATAACGACGGACGTTTACAACTTTTTCCAGGCGGTCCTGGACCTTCTTATCCGGGGCAGGGAAATCCGTTTACTCCTCCTGATCCCGATGTGCTCAATCAAAGTTGTGTGTATGATACTCAGAACAATCTTTTAAACGGAATGCCGGCGACTGGACCTACCTGCGGCGGGTTAACTCCAAAACCTTACAAAGAACAAAACGGTATGAAACGAGCAGACGGTTTGTTCTATTCCTTTTATTATACCTTTGAAAAAACTAGTTGGGGTAAATTTACCGTTGGGACCTGGTTCTACAATACGTTTAATAAAAATCCCGCATATCTTTCGACTCCATTAGGGGGCTATAATTCGCTTGCGGCACAGGGGGTTTCCAGTTCAAACAACACATCCAATCAAGTGACCCGGCTTGCTTGGCAGGAATACTTTTTCTTTTGGCAATTGCCTTTTCTTTCCTACCTGACTCCCACTATTTCCTTTTACACTCAGATCACTGCCGAGAACTCGGGATTGACCGCGGGCAAGAATTATCTTTCTCTTTATGTGAGTCATGAGTATTTTGCCGAGAAATTTTTCCGAATCACACCAGCAGTCAATATCGGATACGAGATGTCCAATAATATCGTGGATAACAGATACGGGATTCAGGATATCACAAGCAGTCTGACGTTTTATTTTGGAAAATTTTTTATAAAAGGAAATCACGTTTATCGACCTAATATATACATGTATGACACCGATAATTACTACGGTGCAACCGGGGGATACGTTAACCGAAATACTAAAGACGGTATGATTGTGGATCCGGGAAAAGTGAACGGACAGGTGAATCAATATATTTTGGACCAAATTGCAACGAGTCCTTTGGTTCCGGATCCGGGAGACGGTTCATTGAGACAAGCGCTTCGAGAAGCGTATTTATTGCAGAAAATTCCGGCCCATTTATTTTGGTTTAGTATCGGA comes from the Leptospira sp. WS92.C1 genome and includes:
- a CDS encoding response regulator, which encodes MDKAILFVDDEALILMSMKSQVKRHLGDGYRYETALDAGEAWQIIEELIHEDVRILIIISDWLMPNVKGDEFLRQVHSKYPDIQKVIVTGHADDSSIEALKKEINLRSYLKKPWDERELVSTITTALQS
- a CDS encoding PAS domain S-box protein; the protein is MNTQEDSFQNLKYKYEEAEKKILSLKKEIEEKESLKEKLLQYRLGFEAVTTAVSREIINLPFHEIEKTINSGLERLGLFLNMQRATIVFYNGDYSKRKVIYEWIHPQTKIQTSNLNQNETIDSHSFITSEMKKRRIAKIKKVEDLPSEAKSDRDMLQKNGIRSYIAIPLMIGGILKGRMGFGSEEIGIFKEPDLDHLENQLLGNFAEIISNALERKRVEEELKQERDLLSSVMENSPTSIVVLNPKGKILYANRSSEFILGIKIEDIAARSYNSDQWESTSLDGSEWKEEDQPFTQVMKTGRPVYDIRHAIVTSSKKIKYLSVNGAPIKDRNGRIQSLVFLVTDITENVLKERALIASEDRYRTVAEQTGSMVYDCNLVTRKITWAGALFSLTGFTIEEFSDFTIDIWFDYIHPDDLERIIKELEEAMEKHTKFRSIYRFKTKYGGYVLVEDRGVFLYDQADQPFRMLGAMIDVTEKKKAEEKLKESEERLRLALNAANMGTWSWDIDEDRVTWSDKTFQIFRTKPEDFRGNLESVLKTAHPDDRNRIEKLLNDAIAENTEEDDIYYQQRILLPEGEIVWLEAKAKLFRDKDSKPLRIVGTVTDITERKRAEEELKTSELRFQTFYKFSNESIVLMEAGKIKIKDSNPAFQKLFGYSAEEALGIDLKDLLSRKSLKEMLQKRRLLKNQDSIEVEAKKKNGNLFPAIISQRSFISKGRIFYTINIIDTTAFKEAEELRTVNNEIRVRNRLIEIQKEELENTLENLKKTQSQLIQSEKMAALGQLMAGIAHEINNPIGAVQASNQNIQECLKQFRSLLPGVQVAMGSLNSEMRKLSEEFIEKAIQSNEHFTGMEQRNRKKTISSTLEFKNIPHQLATSYADTLVDMGIGELPEKFIPLLLLKESALILEYSSLESFFFRNTKTIQIAVDRISKILYALKNFSHFDITGERIPASVKDTIETVLTIYQNQLKKGVELQRDFEDVPPILCFPDDLLHIWTNLIYNSLQAMQFKGSILLRLKKIESELMIEVTDSGPGIPNEIQKRIFEPFFTTKAPGEGSGLGLDIVKKIVQKHEGRIELESNPGKTSFKIYLPILS
- a CDS encoding EAL domain-containing protein; protein product: MNGNQNSRDERRVSNPVILLVDDELIILRGLKEQLKLAFGKEYDIETAEDAESAWEILEEYIKKGIDVPVVICDQVMPGVKGDELLIRIHHKRPDIRKIMLTGQASADAVGNALNNANLYRYLSKPWDSNDLILTIREALKSYFKDISLWELNQELENILLFNRDTGLPNLESLRRELDARTAQEKRSTLAVIRIESSTSTTHHFGVGVYHKVLNQFLESLSSFLGESGKLFHLYQDEVAVLSEVDESKFHSLLVAFRILLRSEYIEADGISFRVNVSIGVAADLSGLYYKARIAMMNAAQNRELEFVFYSSTMDEGDQYQINLTLGRKLNDAVNAGNVIPYFQGIYDNQLEKITKFECLARIQEGNNVYSPVSFISIARSTGIIRMLTPIMIEKSLRYFSKYPEYSFSVNISESDLEKKGFALWVMSRLQFYGVTPDRLTLEILETDRLRGGERGLETIKELKECGCKIAIDDFGVDQSNFERLMEIDPDYIKIDGKFIEGIHLHKTPFLLTSAMTEMAHRIGAKVIAEFVVGKEEFDTVRTLGVEYCQGYYIMKPSAEIYPIPLQGD
- a CDS encoding peroxidase family protein gives rise to the protein MILVNFENEKEITLSENAPPATLLEISLKNGIAHTHACGGNARCSTCRVLVLENPSNLSAPEQKEKDLSLKKGFPESVRLACQAKIQGDVRIRRIVLDDEDYNLTIPGSPTISGEEKEIAILFSDIRDFTTFSESHLPYDVIHILNRYFYKMGDIVLKHGGTIDKYIGDGLMALFGVNGGSPEEVCLSALRAAKEMELELYSLNEYLKSHFHTSFKIGVGVHYGSCILGQLGHPANMSYTAIGDSVNTASRIESKTKKAGVSVLISESFYKQIKTRVRKGKVFSTQIKGKTGNYKLYEIREIRAKTSLDSWEEAKNYLRKVILVRQTGSWLKLVYHLACLFDSNANWLGLRAAADFKNFKNLPENEDVISNLDQLIESRKSFILKTGISYSLADFLALAGTVALEKSGGPRIQIQAGRKDEPADSIQQILPLGMKTQKDQLPCLQKMSLEIRDLVTISGARTIGWLGTESFTANPYYFDNSYFHVLLKAGLEGPLLISNDRELLKNDESRALVLEYALNQSKFFEDFTATYLQLTSY